The window GGAGAAACTGGTAAAGTTATGATCCATCCCAGTTTAGGGTAGTACGGCTAATAAATATGTTTTCAGTTAATTCATTGGTAGCAAGTATGTTCAATATTTACATAAGCTTGTTAAATTAAAAACAAGCTTATTGACTGCTTGTTTGGAACATTTGGTTGCTTGAAGTTCCAATTCTCAGCTTGTCAAGGGGCTAATGAGTAGAACTAAAGTAAAGAACCCTGCACCTTAGGCCCTAGCTCTGTTTTTAACGGATCAACCTGTGACCTTGTCATAAGAGTGTATGAAGTAATTGCAGTAAATCAGTTGTTTCACTTGCGTCAATCATGTTGATTTTGTTCTAGTGGCAATCAGTTGTTTCACTTACGTCAATCGTGCATTATAAAAAGTTTCATCCTGCAGTTCTGTTATGTCCATTTGGCATTTGGCATTTGCCATGTTAACTTTCTTGCTAAATTAATGCCTACATGCTGCATAATTATTCAATTTGTTAAGTATATGTCCTTATGTATGTTCCTCTATATGTTCTGATTTTCCCAGGTAACAGAGAATGGGAAGCAAGAAAAGCATCTTGTTGCGACAGTTGGCAAATTTAGTGTCATTTGGAACTTTCAGCAGGTGAAGGACAGCAACCATGAGTGCTACCGCGATCAGGAAGGGCTCAAGAGCTGCTATTGTTACAAAGTTGTCCTGAAAGACGAATCCATTGTTGACAGCCGTTTCATGCACGAGAAATTTGCAACAACCGACTCCCCTGAGGCTCCTCTGGTGGTGGCAACACCCATGAAAGTCAGCTCCTTCAGTTTAGCCAATAGACGATTACACTGACAGTCTTATTTTGCTTTGCGTATCATGGTGGGAGAATCTACTGGTTTTTGTGTAGCTCACTGCTGTTCCTTTCGTGGTGCGAGAATCTACAGGTTCACTGCTGTTCCTATTGGTTCATTTGTTACTTGATTTTGGTGTAGCAGGCATGTTGATAATACTAGTACTCTTTGTGAAGATTGCTGGAGTTGTAATACTTGTTAGTTGTAACTAGGTTTCGGTGTACTCTTTGTAAATGTTGACGATAGCGTTCTGGGTGAAGACCTAATCTCTTCTGGGACTGGAGTTGTAACTAATCTGCGTTTttatggggctgtttggttcccaGCCACACTTTACCATTACTTGCCAACAAAAGTTGCCACACCTTGCCTAAGGTGAGGTGATCAAATTGTTAGCCACAACTTACTAAGCCTAAgggaatcttgccacacttttttgagccattgacacgtgggacctaatttgttggaggggaatcttgtcacaactgtggctacaaccaaacacctgtcaaatttgcctaaccttaggtgtggcaaagtgtggcttgcaaccaaacacaccctatgtCTATGAAAGTGAGAATATATGAATATTTGAAAGCAATATGTGTCTATCCTCTTATCTGAATGCTTGTACTTGTTCCTCCCTTCCGTCCATTTATATTTTAACTTCTGCCCAGTGAATCTTGACATGACGTGAATCACAACATATTGCTGATTAGTTCAGTTCATAGTCCAGAAACCAAATAGTGGAGTAAGAGCCATATACAGTTGCTGGTGATGTTAATGGGCCATGGAGGCCCATATTCACCCACGGTGGCAGCAGTGGCCTGACCCACATCATGTAAGTACATGATGGTAATGGGCCATAGAGGCCCATACGTACCCACATTGGCAGCAGTGTCCTGGCCCACATCAGTACAGTAATCCTCGTGCAGAACAATCGAATGGCCCGGACTCCCGGTTAAAAGGATGCACTCACAACATCTCAAATGGCAGTGCGATGCACTGTGCGCTGGTGTGTCCATATCGACGTGTCGTCGAGATCTCGTTCCATTGCCCTCCAATAATACGAACTCCACTCCTGTAGCCGTTGTAGGACGTCCTCCAAGGCTCCAAATCCACAACCTCCGGCCACTATTGAAAGCCGTACCTCATCCATGCCACGAACAGCTACTCAcgtgtactactagtactactcctatctttctctccttttttttctgttgccCTCACGCACACGATGACACGAATAATCGTGAATCATGGTGATGGAGCCAAGTGTCATCACCGCTAATAATGGCGAGATGATCGATAACCAACTCCCGTTTCCAACTTTCCATGTACTAGTAAACGCCATCGACAAAGGCACAAGCATAACCACCGGCACTGCGATGCTACGCGACGCGACGCAGTGCAGCCGTGCAGCGCGTTTTGCTACCAACCATAGGGTTTAGTGTGCGTGTCCGGACCAGAAAATATCCAACACATCGATCACCTATCCACCATTAGCTCGATTGGAGATCGCGCAAGGCGAGACGCGATTAAATGACGAAGCCTTTGGACGTCCTGCTCGTACGCAACAGAGGACTAGTAGAAGAAGCTTAAGAGCATCCCAGCAGATCATTTAAATTTGGACTTCTATATTTCTATTTGAATGGTCATCCAAAAAAGATTCCTCCTCTATACCTTTACCCACTCCAATAAATCATCCATATTACAGCATTCATATCACACTATTCTATATTTTACTAATATTTTTTAACTACCCATATATATCTAATGATTTTTTAAGAGGCATATATTTACAATGGTTTGAATAGGTGTTGGTTCGATTTAATTGCAGTTACCACTTTGAGAACACTGTGTACCACCTTTAATCCTCTTTTAAAACCACATCAGCCACATTTACCTTATCCTCTCgctaaaaacaaaacaaaacaaaacaaaatccaCCAAATCCATCGCTCCTGGGAGACCAACAGATAGTGAGAGGCGGGCGGAGGAGCGACGGAGGGGATGCGGCAGgatggcgcggccgacgggggCAGGGCGCCATGGGCGGAGGTACAGCGGTGCAGGTGGCAGGGTGGCGCGGCGACACGGACGGAGTCGCGATGGGCAACGCAAGCGAAGAAGCAGCGACGCCGGTTGATTTGCAGTGGGGGCGGCACGGGCGGAGGCCGGATGGTGGCGGGGCCTCCactccggcgatctccagcaCGAGCGAAGGAGCAGCGGCGCCTGCAGTGGGGGCGGCGCAGGCGGAGTCCggatggtggcggcgcgcggcggaggagcagtGGCGGGAGCAGTggggcggcgcggacggcggggCCTCCACTCCGGCGATCTCCAACTGCAGACCCGGTATGTCCATCCTCTCTATTCCCCTTGGCACAGTTCGGATGGTGGCGCGAGTTCGTCGGAGCTGGGCAGTTGGGGGAAtggcgtgaggagagagaaacgcCAAATATGGCATGGAGAGGGCTTGGTTTGGAGGACATCTAAAATGGCGTGTGTAATGGAGACTCTGCTGGACCGTGTTTTTTCACCTCCATACGCCAAACATGGGATGGATGTCCGGATGGAAGCTCTGCTGGGCTTGCTCTAATTTCGATCAGCGGAGggcaggtgaggtgaggtgcGTGTTGTGTGTGTGGGTGATCTTTGGCGCGCCTCGTCGGCGATATTCGTACCAACAACTCCTTAGATCCGCAAAAGATTATGGCAAATTATTGATCGGTAATTAGCTCCTAGCAATTTGAAGAAGATGAGAAAGCCAGCTTTTagcttttagttttttttagtgAGAAATTTTATGATCCTAGAAAAAGTATTTCGATGTATTTAAAGTTTAGACtaatttttatcaaattttacattagAAAGTGTGATACATTCTGGTAAATTTAAGGATGATAaaattaccttttttttaattcaataactatttttttacataatgaaataaaaagaaaaactgtttagagatttattattattatttttttgggaGAAGTTCTTAAAAACACCATcgatactactacctccgttccataatataacaaCATAGTATTGGATGTGACGTATTCTATTACTACGTATTTGAATATAGGTTTCATGGGAGTACGATCGAGTAGCTgtttccaagagccttatcctttCGTTGGAGAAAGCATGATTTTTCCATGCTTTTGGTCCCGTACTAGCCCGGAATTGTGTCATGTACATGGGCTACTGTGATGTCCTTCCAGGAGGCTAGACAAGTGGGCTGGCTTTGGGCCCATTCGGCTAGGGAGAAGGAGACTAGAAAAGAGGCAAAGCAGCCAGCAGCCAGGGTCATCGATGAATCAATTACCAGAACGCCTCAGACGATAGCTTCTTCCTCCTTGCTGCTGCTTCCCCTCTCAATTCCTATTCTCTAGTCCCAATCTCCTGCTTCCTCTTGTCTGATCTCTCTTCCTAGACTATACCTCTCTTTCTCCTCAATTTTGTATCCCTAAACACTTATATTCTTGAGTAGATTGTAATATATCGGTGGCATTTATGTGAGAGATTTGGTGTGATTGTGTTGGTTCGTGacaatatggtatcagagcagtcAATTCGTGGGGTTTCTGGTGTGGAGATGAAGTGGGAGAGCGCTGGTGGTCAGAGGAACTGCCAACAACTTGGTGGTGGTGTCTTTGGAGGAGATGCCCACCACCTGTTCGATGAAATGTCGACCTGTCCAAGAGGCGATTCAGCTGCTGTCCTTCGCGTCACCGTGAGCCAGATCATATATCCAGTGACATCTGAGGTGTTGCATCAAGTGTACAATACCTATGGAGCAGTGGCGGTGCAGGTTCTTGCAGTGAGCACATGGCAAGTCAAGGCTCTTGTGTCATTTATGTCCAGCCATGACGCGGAGAGGGCTCGGTCCGCCACCCACGGTCGCGACATCTACGACGGGGGCTGCTTAATGGATGTGCAGCACGTCCAGATGTTCCCTGGAGATGGCGCCACCACCACGCACACCACCTGTTTGACAATGGTACCAAGTAGCGCCACCGCCAGGCCAGCGGCCAAGAGTACTGCTGCTACACCAGAACGCGTGTTCCCTGCTACAACAGCTTCATCTATACCCTCAATTACATCAGCAGCCATGGTGACATCGGTTCCTTTCAACGAGACCAAGAAGGCTGAGACTGACATGGACAAGGCGGTAGAGAACTTAGACAAGACCATTCAAGACCTGTGCACCAAGATCGATCGGATGCTGGAGGCATTTCGCCACACCAAGGTGGATTTATCCTTGAGCAAGGATTCCACTAGAGATGTGGCAGCGTTGAGCGCCAACACTGATCCAACTTCCATCGCATTGGAGGTCAGTACAGAGGCCGGCTCAACTAACCATGTTGACACAGCCAAGCTTGGCATGGGAACAACCATCGAGTGTTCAATGAAGTGTGAGAACCAGTtggctgatgatgatggtggCAAAGACATGGCCAAGGAGGAGTGGATGGAGCTCATGGAAGTAGATACCAAGTTCACCACTATGTATTTATGCTTCAGAGATCCATTGTTAATCATCAATGCAATTCCTCCCAGGAACTGGAGTTGGTGCTTGAGCCGTGACTACTTTGGAGTTGTCGGCCTCTCTTTCGTTTCATTGAAATTGGAAGTACTCTATGGTTGCTTTGACCGGAGCTCAGAATACACAGCTAGCCCTCCACCAGTACCACCTTGGAGAGCAGCAATTCCACGGAACAAAGCTGAGATGACCTCAGGTTCTCGGCCGTTACCATGGCTTGATCCACAGCTTTGTCAAGGCAGCGGAGGCGTGGTGGTAAAACTCTTACAACCCTGGCCGCCACTTATTCAAACAAGTGTTTGAGCTGAAATTGAAACACTGAATTTATATGGTGAGTCTCATCAAGTCTCCTTGAACTACAGCGTTGCCCAATTCATGAGTAGAACAATTAATTCCACTGAGGGCTTGCTGCAAAATCTGATTGTTGGATGGTGTATTTGGTATGAGATATGTCTCTCTGGTGCCTTTAGGAAGGCCTATCAGCACACACATCATTCAACCTATGGTTGGGCATATGGGGATCATGAATTGTTCTTGCTGCTGATGCTGATTTCCCATCTATCACCCGATGCATGGTGTGATTGTTTGTTCAGTGGAGCTAATGTTGATGGTAATTGCACTTGCAAGTCACATGAGAGACGTACCCATCGCCATGCTCGGTTCTATACTATTCCAATTTCATTTCAGGTTCAGAGTAACAACAATGATGTACTAGATGATACTTCTTGGACTCAATTTGGATCAAACAATGGTGAGGCATTTAGGGTTTCAACAAGAAAGTTGGTCAACTTGCAACCTTGGCCTCCTCCTTCGCAATGGAGGAGTGAGGTATTCAGTTTGTGTGCAGCAGGAGGGCAAGGGCTCAATTTTTCTTGGAAGTGTATATCTGAAGGGAAACTAATGTTATGGACAAATGTGAAAGTTATTAGAAGAGAATATACAAACAAGGTGTTATGGCTGTCAGTTGCCAATTCTTGGGATTTAATATGGGCAGTGCTACAACAGTTGCTATGTACATCTGAGCTTATTCTTCAATGGAATAATTAACATGGGCAGACACATGAGCTATTGTTACAAAGGGAGCAGCTGAAACTTGGTGCAGTCCATCTCAGTTTGGAAGCTAGCACTTTCAGTAAGAATTCTCGTGGAATAGAACTGGTTAAATGTTCAGAGAGATGCCTCATTTGTTTAGTTTGTGAGGACAGCATAGTCTTGCACACATGGGCCTATCGAGTGGTTAAATTAGTTGATGCAAGATTGGTTGGTGATCAAGGTAAAACCATACAATTTTTAGCAATTTGGGAGTTTGCAAACAAAGAAGTAGCTCTCATTCAGACAAAGAAGCATATGCATGTTTCTCAGCCCACTGATCTCAATATTTGCATGTTACATCTGGGCTCTCATGGAGTATATGCTGATAGTAGTGGTGAAGAAGGCGTGAAGGCTTGGTGGTTGAGGCAGCAAAAGCATGGTAGAGAGTGTGGTTGTAATGCTCAGGTTTTATGTATGTTGGATAAGTGGATTCAACAGTGGGCAGGGTCTACATCAGATGGTTCGAAGGTCATCAAACAATTGTTCTGGGATTCTGCCCAACAAGGCATTTCCCTGCAGGTACCTTGGGATCTTGGGGGCATTAATCTGGCGAGTCAGTTGCATCGGCTTGGGGACAAGCCGATTCTTAACGGGGGAAGAATGTCATGTACATGGCCTGCTGTGATGTCTTTCCAGGAGGCTAGACAAGTGGGCTGGCTTTGGGCCCATTCGGCTAGGGAGAAGGAGACTAGAAAAGAGGCAAAGCAGCCAGCAGCCAGCAGCCAGGGTCATCGATGAATCAATTACCAGAACGCCTCAGACGatagcttcttcctcctccttgctgCTGCTTCCCCTCTCAATTCCTACTCTCTAGTCCCAATCTCCTGCTTCCTCTTGTCTGATCTCTCTTCTCAAACTATACCTCTCTTTCTCCTCAATTTTGTATCCCTAAACACTTATATTCTTGAGTGGATTGTAATATATCGGTGGCATTTATGTGAGAGATTTGGTGTGATTGTGTTGGTTCGTGACAAATTGCCGTGGTAATTTAAGGTCGGAGTTAGTTATCGGTTGCTACTGTTTTGGTTTGCCTTGGATTCGTGCATATTGATAGCAGCAGGAACGCATGTTTAACCCCAAATTATGCACGACACAAGACACGCATGCAGTGTCCTCTCTCTGCTTCCTTTTGTCCCTGGTCCTCACCTAGCTTGTGTGACCAAACTACAAGCTGGAGTAGCTAGCTATTGCGTGCAGTCCAGTTACTCCGTTTCATTGGTCGATGCTAAATCTAGTTATATATCTAGATGAAGAAATTAGTACAGTACCCAATATAATATACAATGCAATTATGCAAGGAGCCGTACGATCTCCTCCCAATTATTTCTGCACGACATGGAAATACCAATTAGACCATGCAAGGAGAGCCTGCATCCCAGCACCTGTCTCCTAAGCATCCtgcatatacacacacacacacacctatTTTGTTCGAGCAAACTCGATTATTGGTTTGACCTGATTTAATTTATTCGATAAAGTCATGCCAAAACGAGCCGATATTAACGGAGACCACAGGAGCTGACCAATATATACGGGTACACTTACAAATGACCTGTTGACTTTGTGAATGTATAGCATTCTCAGGGGCAGAATGGTCATGACCCAGATCAGCAACGAAAGGTAGTAGTGGTGCCAACAACTACTACCAAGTCTACAATGGTAGTAGTGCATACGTGTGTGCCAGTAATTTAATATTGTTATGGATTAGGCACAGAAATGTGCTGGTAGTTGCCTCTGGAGCAAGATTTGCAGATATGAATTAAAGTAGATTTACTCCTACGTTCCAACAACTTCATTTCTTCGGTTATTTTCTTAATGGACTTCTAATTCGGTACGGTCTCGCGCGTGCAATATATAATTCGCAATTAGTTCGCCACAAAACGGGAAGAGATAAGATCGCCATCAACAAACCGAAGCCCTATACCCCGGATAACATGGCGTATTCTGTGCAAAAAAGTACCCATGTTTCGATGGCATTGGTGGCCTGAAACATGCTGAGCCGGAATGCTGCCAAACATTCCTGGAGTAAAGGATTTGAACATGCTAATCAAGTATAGGATGGTCCAATGAATCCGTACTGTTTTTATACCATAACCTACTCTTTGATCTGATCCACAACGACGACGTCGCCGAAATGAAAAGGGAATTGATCCTGATCGAACTGTCTAAGCAATTGCCAACCGAAATTCGCCAGGGTCAAACCCATACAATCACGGCAAAGATCTCGCGATGGATTGAAGAAGATCTGCAGAGAAAGCAAAAGCAACACCTGTACCCACTGCCCTCATCCTGTCATCCCAGCAGCAGCTGCCGCACTATAGCCACAGCATCATTATCCCCAATGTGAGTATGTCGCTAGCTAGCTAATCCCCCTTTTAGCCTTTGCGATAATAGCAGTAGTACAGACGATCGAGTAGCATACGATATTCTTATCTCCGATCGTTGGATGCGACCAATCATTCGACATCTCGACCACCGGGCGATACTACGGCTACGTCATGTTCCTTTCGTGTGCAGTGTAGTGTACTCACTCGCGAGTCGCGACTCGTGTAGTCGTGTGTAGTGGTTGTGTTGTGGTCGAACGACATGAGTGAAAAAACGGCGAGTACGACGACGTCGCCGTTGCTGGCCAAGTGGCCATGCAATGCAACCAGTGTACGCACCGCGACGA of the Oryza sativa Japonica Group chromosome 2, ASM3414082v1 genome contains:
- the LOC4330970 gene encoding uncharacterized protein, which gives rise to MVSEQSIRGVSGVEMKWESAGGQRNCQQLGGGVFGGDAHHLFDEMSTCPRGDSAAVLRVTVSQIIYPVTSEVLHQVYNTYGAVAVQVLAVSTWQVKALVSFMSSHDAERARSATHGRDIYDGGCLMDVQHVQMFPGDGATTTHTTCLTMVPSSATARPAAKSTAATPERVFPATTASSIPSITSAAMVTSVPFNETKKAETDMDKAVENLDKTIQDLCTKIDRMLEAFRHTKVDLSLSKDSTRDVAALSANTDPTSIALEVSTEAGSTNHVDTAKLGMGTTIECSMKCENQLADDDGGKDMAKEEWMELMEVDTKFTTMYLCFRDPLLIINAIPPRNWSWCLSRDYFGVVGLSFVSLKLEVLYGCFDRSSEYTASPPPVPPWRAAIPRNKAEMTSGSRPLPWLDPQLCQGSGGVVVKLLQPWPPLIQTSV
- the LOC136355346 gene encoding uncharacterized protein yields the protein MSRTINSTEGLLQNLIVGWCIWYEICLSGAFRKAYQHTHHSTYGWAYGDHELFLLLMLISHLSPDAWCDCLFSGANVDGNCTCKSHERRTHRHARFYTIPISFQVQSNNNDVLDDTSWTQFGSNNGEAFRVSTRKLVNLQPWPPPSQWRSEVFSLCAAGGQGLNFSWKCISEGKLMLWTNVKVIRREYTNKVLWLSVANSWDLIWAVLQQLLCTSELILQWNN